AATTCGTATACTGACTCGACGACTTCAAATAAATAAGTGAATAAAGATTTTGATATgattaatatatcaatttaatattctCTGTTGTAACTTTTGGTAAAAATGAGCACGTGTTTGGTTAAAACTAAAACAGGAGAAAAGTACCAGCCTTTTTTAATTAGCTTATTTCGGGGTTAAACATTGTGTGTTATGCATGTTATTCATTTGTGAAATTCGACTTCTTTAATATGAGAAACAAAGAAATGGTTGTCTGTTGTTACCCTCATCGTATTAAACGCTAAGATTTTCACAAACCTAATAAAAATTATTTCGTTTCTAGAACTGGAAATACGAAAAAAGCTCTGATTTAGCTAAGATCCGCAGTACATAGTGTCAATTACCTCACGAAAAGACCCGAAGACAAAAACAATTCACACAACTTAATTTGCGTCAATTACAATGCATAGCAGATAAAAACATTGCAAATAAATAAACCCTCATAAAACTTTCCACGATAATATTTAAGAAACAGTAAAACACAAGTTATAAGTACACATGATTTTGATGAaccaaatgatataaaaaatatgtaggCATAAATGCAGGTTTTTCATAAAGCAAGATCCTGTCGTATAGCCCGCGGGCAATACGAAGGAAATTACGGTACTAGTAAAATCTATGTATTAATCAGGATTCAGGATAATGGAACCAATGCTGACAAAGTTCCGACGAGACCAGTAAAACAATACCTGATTTGAAAATAAGACGTCTATGGATGGCGAAATCAAAACTCgagatttaaaatttaatattgtTTCACGATCTCGACGcaggaaaaaaatctttagaCAATGTCGTAGTTATCATTGATTGTAGATAATTTACAGTCTATTCAAAACCAGAAAGTTTGGTTTTTGCTTATTATGGTGAAAAGTCACTAAAATAACATCCTCTGAATCAACCATGACCGAAATCTCAATTCCAATCCCTACAATTGATTTTGTGTGATAAGAGTAGAAAATGAATTAAGAGAAtaaaaaaactcattttaaatataatacaaaaacatgaaaatattggATTAGGGATAAGCGCCATTCTTAAAAGGAAAACATAGATCACAGGTGATGGAATTTACGAAGTTTGTATCCTTCAAAAATGACAAATGTGCGGTGTAGTGAGGGATAAATACCAGTTTCTGAGCAGTTATTCTTAATCACTTCTCTCTATCTCCTATTACACATGCACATTCCGATTCAATAATAAAAGGCGCTATCAAAGTCGTTGTGATGATGTCAACTCaatttagaatatttttgtGACTTTAAACTCGGAAATCCGAGaacttttcaaataaaaaattccAGTTTTCGTTTTATGTGAAAATAGCACAGATGAAAAGAAGATTATGTTATCTATTTCATCACGATACGCCCATTTACTCTAGCAAAACTAGATACATGTACCAGACTCCACACACAAGTCTCGCAAAAAACCTTATACATTTCTAAAACGTTTAAGCACCTTatgtataaacattttgtttgtgGTGTTTCACAACATTGTCCTGGTTCACATAGGGCCCCTTACTTGCTTGACTAGACAAGGAGCTCGGCGTACACAATACTCCGCCATGTGATGCGGAAACAATGTAATGGATAACAATAGTCACACTCCAATAAGCGCGACACGCTTCaataaacacataaataaatCGTTGGAATCATGAACATCCTTTAGTGACTCAAAAAAGTTTCACTGACATATCTTGTTAAAATGTACATCTTTAAAACATGTATCTTGTAGGTAATAATAATCAGCACTCCAGTATGAATCACGTGACTTGAAATGTTCATTGACACATTTTAGTGAAATATACATCTTGTAGATAATAGGCACTCCTGTGCGTGACTGAcgtttgatgaaataaatatcCATTGTCTATTTTGGAAATGCATCACATCCCTGACTAGAAGaaatattcatcaaatatttgtgGGTCGACATAACTTGGGCGTGGAATTTTAAACCCGTCTCCGGAGTTCAACTGTCCGAGgctaaaacaaaaaataataaaagattaCATTCACCCCACTGCATCAAACAATTAAacacatttattatttataaaataggtagcaattcaattcaaaatattaccTACTTGTAAACAGATATCAATAAATTCTAAAGAATGTTTGGTCATCTCTTATTatctatatttaatatattgtaatactgtattgcatttatatacaatgtggCGAGAAAAGGACTaaacaattttgtttacaatagaaaaaaacatttttgaatattttattgtccgtacatttacatttaatacTTGCTAAATCTAAAATCCATAAACAGCGGCATGGCTTTAATATAATTCCTACATCTTTTTACAACTATCCTAATAAACTTACATTTCCAAGAAGTCTTCATTTTCAAACATAGGTCGTGGAATGTTTGATGGGGGACAAATGACATGTAAATCTACATGGgagttttctctgaaaaaaatgtgaaagagaaaaatgtaataaatataaatctaaAACGTAGCGTAACAAATAGTAATTACATAATCAATGTAAAATGCAATACTTGGTAGTCAGTTATAATAAAACAAGTAGGagtaagaataataataagaaagtAATAATACTGAATAACATGGGGAAGTTTTATAGTGGTCATCGTGGAGTCATATAGCTTCAGACACGCCAGATAGGCTTCATACGTTTATTTACGAATTTTGAATAATAACAATGAGAATTATAGATACGGGATTGAttaaatgtatcaaattttCGGGTTTCTATCAGTactaatatacatatttttgcaATTCGTTTGATTAACCTActacattttttatcattttgtctTTGCTTAATAGTTTTTTCAATTATTGACCAAAACCTTTGTGTAGATTCAAAAGGTTTAAGTCCTACGAGTGAGGCCTACTAAGTGTAGAATCAGTAGGGAAGGAGTGAGTCCTACTAAGTGTAGAATCAGTAGGGAAGGAGTGAGTCCTACTAAGTGTATAATCAGTAGGGAAGGAGTGAGTCCTACTAAGTGTAGAATCAGTAGGGAAGGAGTGCGTCCTCTACTAGTGTATAAATCAGTAGGGGAAGTGAGTGAGTCCTAATCAGTAAGGAAGGAGTGAGCCTACTTTGTGTATAATCAGTAGGGAAGGAGTGAGGCCTACTTTGTGCATATCAGTAAGTGTCCTACTTTGTGAATCAGTAGGGAAGGAGTGCGTCCTACTTTGTGTATAATCAGTAGGGAAGGAGTGAGGCCTATTTGTGTATAATCAGTAGGGAAGGAGTGAGGCCTACTTTGTGTATAATCAGTAGGGAAGGAGTGAGTCCTACTTTGTGTATAATCAGTAGGGAAGGAGTGCGTCCTACTTTGTGTATAATCAGTAGGGAAGGAGTGCGTCCTACTTTGTGTATAATCAGTAGGGAAGGAGTGAGGCCTACTTTGTGTATAATCAGTAGGGAAGGAGTGCGTCCTACTTTGTGTATAATCAGTAGGGAAGGAGTGCGTCCTACTTTGTGTATAATCAGTAGGGAAGGAGTGCGTCCTACTTACTCCTCTATGTCTGCCGTCTTGGGCTCTCGTCGTCGATGACAATGGAAGATGAAAAACAAGACGATGATGATAACAAGAACAGCAGCACCAGCAGCAGTAACACTGTAAATAATGACGTTTTTGGAAATACCGCCTTCACCCTCTGGCACTGAAAGTTAagaatatatatgtgtaccaATATAAGATAAACTGAATGTACAGAAATACGTACCAATACAAGGAAATAGACAAAGCAAATACAGACGCAAATATATCTTGACACCAGTTTCGAGTGTCTGGTGTGATATATACAAATTGCAAGGTGTTTTCAATTCAACCTTCATTGTAAGTGATTTAATGTTTTACATTGTTTAAGGAAACTGACATCTTCAATTTAGTAAGTTGTCATACTCATCTGTCTTTGATTATTGTGCAAGATGATGGGTAAGTTTTGGTTACATTTACAACAAAAAGTTCGACTGTTTTGTGCTTTAAGATAATATAACGGGTTAAGATCAAAGGTGATGAAATGCATGTTTCATCTCTTGTGAACAATAGTTTGTTTGACCTTCTATCCTTTCGTTTCTAGGTAACTTACCACGCTGTTTATAATAGTCTTTTGGCCTTCTTACCTTTCGTTTCTAGGTAACTTACCACGCTTTGTATAATAGTATGTTCCAACCTTTCGTTTCTAGGTAATATACCACGCTGTTTATAAAAGTATCTTTGACCTTCCAACCTTTCGTTTCTAGATAACTTACCACGTTGTGCACATATTACAGTGGAGCCAGACCAGGTACCATCCTCCAGGCAGACTCTTCTCGTGTCCCCACTGATGACAACGAAGTCAAAGAAACATTCAAATGTAGCGTTAGCTCCGGGAGAGTAGCCGGTCACATTTCTTTTCCCGTTCTCCGGAGTGTCCAGGTAAGGACATCGTACAACTGGAGACACAAAGTAACATTATATCAGTCTGAAGCATCCCCCAATTCAATTCCAGAATTGTGTAAATCTGAACTGTCAGCTTTTCATCAATGTCGACTTGCATGTAGACTGATACAgaaatgtatcaaatatagTGACTTAATTCATACATGAGtataaaatgatcaaataaaagtgatttgataacatttttatggtatgaattactagtaatttgataaaTGCCTGTTCAATACCAGAGCGCAATGCCATTAATTCTAGTACAGACATACATTAACATTCTAAAACACCCTTTATGAAACCCCTTGTGAGAAATGACTTCTTAACGGATGCATTTATCCCCATATATAATGTCCTGTTATcgtaaaaaacattttgatctaCAATACAAGAGTTGCTACCTTCGTTTCACTCCGACACTACTGACGGAATTACACGACTtgggaagtaactcttatagAACAGAATGGGTAAATAAGATACAATACACACACAAGCATGTGtgatcaaaataacaaatcaGCAGAAGTGATAATAACTCTCACCCTTCTCCAAGTCTCCCTTCAGCACATTGAATTTGTCTATAAAGTTGGCGGTACTCCTCGCTATAGCTTCATTACCGGTAACTTGGAAGTCAAATTGACACTGTACATTACTACCGCACATCTCCTCTGTACCGTTCCGTACCGGTAATGTACCGGAATCACTGAACGCTGGTATATAGTTCGATACTTGAGGTACAACACTGGAAAATAACGACTGGTTTCTGTTCACCTCCCCTGcaataaacatgaaaaaaattatttccaaacaaCGTGATATTTCATCAGTTTCTAAAGAAACCAATCCACATGTTGGTTTGTTGACGGTGGTTAActtcaaaaatgaaaagatgGGTACTGTATTACATTGATCAGAATATTCGCAGaaaattactttattttgtGAAGCAAAATCGAACTCTCATAACAGGACATGATAATCCTTATCATTGGatcatttataaattattgttgtttattttgatttctaaggaatgttataatgatgagaCACGTTATATCCAGTAATTTCCATTAAATAACGATCGATATCACCAGTTTGTTTAAACGTGATCAATTTACTATTTACGATTCTACTCGGAATTCTAGTATGGGAACATTTCTCATGCTAAAAGTATCAAACTTCCATCTggataaaattattttcctaTGTATCCCTCTAAATATAACCGCTTTAAACATGTTTCCAACATAGATCAGTTTTAATTGTAATTCAGTTAATAAATATAACAGACATTTATGTTGTATCAAGATCGCACTAAGTCATAAGGCCACATCGTTTTTATGAAAAGACGCTCTGATGAACTTGTCTAGTCATGCAAGCAACAGCACATATATTTGTGTATAACATCCAACACGGAGACTTTCAAAAGATATATGACATATATCATGTAAAATCACAAAACTTCTGTTTACTGCAATATATTTAGTCATCGCCCATATTTTAGCGTTCTACCGAACAGCATGGCTACATTttggtagatccggccttcggatGCCACTCACCGAAGGGTAAATTGCACTCCATTGTGCTGTTAAGTTAAATATTTATCTACTTTCTTTGTCCCGCTTTACTGTtcgtattatatatatattatgtaatcgtgttcgttttgtgtgcCTTGATAAatgggcagatcgcctcgaaaatttgacaattttttttgcCCACACGGtaggaattacttccttgtcccatatctgcaatatatgtattaatagTAACTTACATGTCATCCCGAACTTGAAGTGGATATCTTCCATACTCATGTCGGTATCTAGGTGTTGTCCAGACCTTGAGATGAAGTCGTCGGTGGGATCACCGTTGTAATTCCCGAGTAGTCCCCTCAGATTACCTACACaaccattaacatttttcaaaaatcaaataccACTCCCAGGTAATAAAGACATTTTATCAcatcaaattttacaaaatgtgtCTCTTACTGGTTTACACGAAATTCGAATCTCCATAGCTTTAGTAAATGCATATTTAAGTGGATTCGCTGCGGTAATTTAAACAGTCACTTGAGAGGTAGTTACCTTTCATTTTGTCATCCCCTACTACGACAAGGACATTGATGAGGTCAGAGGTGACATCCATGGAAACAGAAAGACCCGTGGCTTCAAACACTATCAATATACTATCTGTTGTGGAATCTGTTTTACTTTTATGTACTGATAAACCTGTCAAGGGTAATGATTTTAGAATTAATAAAGtgaataatacaataaaatgcTTCGCATTAGTATGGCGCATCCAAAACTAAGATGATATGATGTAAGGGCAAAAATCATAAATAGGAGACTGTATTCTTTGATTTATATcatatgtacaaaaatatatgaaaCAGATTCGCATTTTGGGACAAAAGATAACAAATGATTTGCTTTAGTTATTTTCATAACAGAATATGTACAGATGATAGTTACCATTAAACTGTGTGACTGAGGTAGAGAGGGCTTTTGTGACTGGGAGGCCGTTTACAAGGACACGTGATACTGTGGCAGGATCTCTCTCTACTTCAATCACGTCCGATACTCCCCTGGTCGTCATAGCAACGGCCGAAAAGATGCTTGCGTTCTGGAAATTGCCTttaatagaaacaaaaacaaatgttacatCAACTACAACAGTGACTGTCATTATTTAAACGAATCAGTATTCCTAAGATCCTACAGGTTTTTGTATATGTTCTTTTTAATGCGTTTTTCAGTATACCTTCCGTATCCTGCGCCTGCGCAGCCCGGACTTCAACAACCACACCGGAAGCGTCATCCTCTACCAAAATGAAATCGCCTAAACCATTGAATGTATAGCTCTTTCCATCGAGTGTAGTAAGATGCGGATCCCCTGCTGCTTGAGCTATAATTAAAGATACAAACGTAAGTTCTAATATGAAACATGCACGGCAttggaagagcgaagctctacctgtttattttattttctatttcatgtagaagacataaattagaaacaaaagtacatacattcaactatagaagtatatgataCCATGATTttctagcataaactcaaagaaatgaactcaaagattcggatGCGAATCCcttgatttcgcgccatttgttgacttaatgtgacgtcatgattccttgtgctcatcttcgcttCGTGGGTATTTTAATTGCTTTcaatagcttttaattttcaaagtgttattattattatttaataaataataaaacaatgtttaattactcctgttatgcatttgcattagttaaagatgctccaccgccgacagagcttaaatgatattcatcatttgaacaataattagtgtttaatcgtgtatacataagtctaatgaacacaaaaaataatatgaaataatttattttgcctttgggtcatgcgcaatcagtacttcattccatataggatatagtgccacggaattttttcgggatgcaattaattaatttttaatatttttaacttgaagtaaaattagaaactcaaacttttcaacgacggtaatggtgtaaagtaagtaacttgtgtaactgaagaaaaatactaaatcgtctgctcctgtttttgatagtgaaaaaataccatttgtcagcggtggagcatctttaagtatatATTTACTGGGAAGAGCAGTACCGGAACAACGCACAAACCGGAacaggttaaaccggaagttcGAAATTTGTTTAGCCATCCATGTATGCAGGTCATGATCATTGATCTCAATATGTACTTTTGCTTACGTACATGTTACCGGAACATAGATCAGCGCGTCGAAAGATCTTTGATCTTATGACAATGTAAAAATTACTATATTAgagtttttaaaaattaaagaattCCCTGGTGTGTCAATAAATACTCAGAATTGAATGGTCCCTTTCATTATggtaattaaaagaaaaagtacTCAGATATTTTGACTTTCATAGAGCTGATATTAAACTAAACATGACAATCTGAATTGTGGTATTTATGCTTCAGACTTATTCATAattggtatttatttttttacgtttatatatatgtatcgaaACTACGAACCTGCAGTGGGAGGGTCATACAGTTCACATGTGACCGGCGGACGCTTCTGTCGGAAGAGTTGGCACATATCACTAGAATCGGAATACTGACAACAGTGTAAGGAAGAGAGGAGGTCATCCTCAAAGAAAGAAAAGTAAGGCACAACTGCGTCTCCCTGAGATAGTACGCTATACCGTAAGGCGGTCCCGCCCCCATTACTATCACGAATGTCAATTATATCACCTTCATCATCATAACAACACGAAGCACCGGTACTTAATCCactgaaaacaataaaaaaacgggaatatcaacatacatgtattacactaaagtcattttttgtaaaaatagtTCTCATATAGCAATGACGAACACATTTGCTTTTACAACCtgcatattttgtataataaacAGAAATTCGTTTTTAATTTAATGTCTTAATCCTAAATTCCTAATAATGGCTATTTTTATTGAATTCAGAATAGTATCAAGAGAGAATGAAATTTCGAACAAAAAAATAACTTGTGTTGAAACCTTACCTTTGAAGAATTCGTGAATAGCACTGAACAGCACCAGGTTTGTAAATACAGTTTGTAGAACTATTTACGTTGCCTAGGTTACACAAGGGATCTGAAGCGAACCGGCCCGTGTCACGTGACGCCTGCTT
This genomic window from Argopecten irradians isolate NY chromosome 4, Ai_NY, whole genome shotgun sequence contains:
- the LOC138320660 gene encoding sushi domain-containing protein 2-like, which encodes MCSNVLLCHCYRIGFLLVTLALTSYPVSANVPLSDFYPFGETNNDTANNRDDDGGSDKISLPVTFPFFGRDYTSLFVNNNGLLTFEKEKKTYKPQKFPLSDNTSVIAVFWADIDIQREGGNVTHRQTTDPVLLERATREVRKYFFLRKEFTWMLIATWHEVGFYGASNTGELRKNTFQLVLVTNEEKSYVFFLYNKLQWTTGSNSHGNSSTGLGGNPAQVGFNSEDGVSFHSVEGAQTDAVINLTRTSNVDAPGVWIFGVSGPEIRDVQCNHDVQIQIEPASGSMLGGDEIQITGPCFQLDSNVTARIVQTNSTFQCVVINYVSAKCVLPPIFQTGEMTLELNPYGISWNYSTDIQIDNVASMAPKVVREEVSQWIVGNKVEIQWNSTSLLSSDDVTVELMGYQYTNGTPSFTSVQITDIDDTLQTFILPESLESFQIAAVRVRETNPPPGSLPIAVWSDVFPVRVSANRSSSLCSTWSSIDDLLPSITSNNLSCPCVAKQASRDTGRFASDPLCNLGNVNSSTNCIYKPGAVQCYSRILQSGLSTGASCCYDDEGDIIDIRDSNGGGTALRYSVLSQGDAVVPYFSFFEDDLLSSLHCCQYSDSSDMCQLFRQKRPPVTCELYDPPTAAQAAGDPHLTTLDGKSYTFNGLGDFILVEDDASGVVVEVRAAQAQDTEGNFQNASIFSAVAMTTRGVSDVIEVERDPATVSRVLVNGLPVTKALSTSVTQFNGLSVHKSKTDSTTDSILIVFEATGLSVSMDVTSDLINVLVVVGDDKMKGNLRGLLGNYNGDPTDDFISRSGQHLDTDMSMEDIHFKFGMTWEVNRNQSLFSSVVPQVSNYIPAFSDSGTLPVRNGTEEMCGSNVQCQFDFQVTGNEAIARSTANFIDKFNVLKGDLEKVVRCPYLDTPENGKRNVTGYSPGANATFECFFDFVVISGDTRRVCLEDGTWSGSTVICAQRVPEGEGGISKNVIIYSVTAAGAAVLVIIIVLFFIFHCHRRREPKTADIEEENSHVDLHVICPPSNIPRPMFENEDFLEILGQLNSGDGFKIPRPSYVDPQIFDEYFF